Part of the Roseobacter litoralis Och 149 genome, GGTCAGCAACGCGTTACGTGTGGTTTCAGCGTTCGGCATATCGTTTTGTTCGACCTTTGCCTGCGCATCCTCACGTGAAAACCCATGATCGTGCCAACGGGTTAGCAGGCGGTCGCGCAAAACATCGGGTGAGACGGACACATAGACGGCGAAATCCCATAGGGCGCGTAAATCGCGCCAATAGGGGGCGTCCAGAAGCAGGTAGTTGCCTTCGACAATGACGGTGGTCGCGCTGGCCTCAGCGATGCCAGCGCCTGCCACGGCGCAATCAAGATGGCGGTCGAAGAGCGGGTAAACGACGTCGTCTTCGTTTTGTAAGCGCTGCAACAAGTGCTGCAGTCCTGCAACATCAAAGGTTTCGGGCGCGCCTTTGCGCGCGATCAACCCGCGTTCCCGCAGTATTCTATTGTCGAGATGAAACCCGTCCATCGGCAGCGCGCAGCTGTTGGGCAGGTGA contains:
- a CDS encoding AAA family ATPase, with the protein product MQLDWDVEALATRITALPFRNKRRLIALAGPPASGKSTLAHALADHLPNSCALPMDGFHLDNRILRERGLIARKGAPETFDVAGLQHLLQRLQNEDDVVYPLFDRHLDCAVAGAGIAEASATTVIVEGNYLLLDAPYWRDLRALWDFAVYVSVSPDVLRDRLLTRWHDHGFSREDAQAKVEQNDMPNAETTRNALLTPDCIIHEKPAP